From Mya arenaria isolate MELC-2E11 chromosome 12, ASM2691426v1, the proteins below share one genomic window:
- the LOC128211959 gene encoding pyrokinin-1 receptor-like, whose translation MSHGVNQRLGSTVNATYVSGNWNRSMDEKYDGNSDFKSNMMSQTFLNQLNDRYATTLLPLTIVFGVFGIVGIFGNIFVFIVYGCGTKFKDRKFRYFVLSLGFIDFLTCLTLIPAEILKHGTYFNFTERYLCKMKCFMNVFAAAGASYCLMLVAVDRYILTCRPMLCKNVPQISHSWAWRLCLMMLLLAVLTSIPAAVLCGISSDVITDFNGNVTTEISACESEPYFKHGISRYVYRIFLSVMQILVSLLMIVLYARIGHTVSQAMKIREARNPHDIQMYDYRANWEQRPKNGGHQPGTPIYGPYHQDHQHHHHHHHHIPANIKLLFIVTVVFIVTYVLYLALSWIDQKQLTQTQFLVFSMFYRSYFIHSIINPILYLKMDTHFRGQCLRFMKSLFCVEKLRRLYRRY comes from the coding sequence ATGTCCCACGGTGTAAATCAACGCTTGGGTTCAACAGTGAACGCAACTTACGTTAGTGGAAATTGGAATAGGAGCATGGATGAAAAATACGACGGGAATTcggattttaaaagtaatatgaTGTCGCAAACATTCTTGAATCAATTAAATGATCGGTATGCGACCACGCTTCTACCTTTAACCATTGTCTTTGGTGTTTTTGGAATTGTTGGaatatttggaaatatatttgtgtttatcGTATATGGCTGCGGCACAAAATTTAAGGATAGAAAATTCAGGTACTTTGTGTTATCGTTGGGGTTTATAGACTTTCTGACTTGCTTAACATTGATACCAGCCGAAATTCTGAAACACGGGACCTATTTCAATTTTACGGAACGTTACTTGTGCAAGATGAAATGTTTCATGAACGTGTTCGCGGCTGCCGGAGCGTCTTATTGCTTGATGCTTGTTGCAGTAGACAGGTACATCTTGACCTGTCGCCCTATGCTGTGTAAGAATGTTCCCCAAATTTCACATTCATGGGCTTGGCGTCTCTGTTTAATGATGTTATTGTTGGCTGTCCTTACATCAATACCTGCGGCAGTGCTATGTGGTATATCGTCTGACGTCATTACCGACTTTAACGGAAACGTTACCACTGAAATATCAGCTTGTGAAAGTGAACCGTATTTTAAACACGGGATATCACGTTACGTTTACAGGATATTTCTCAGTGTCATGCAGATTTTAGTTAGCCTGTTGATGATAGTCTTGTACGCGAGGATTGGGCACACAGTATCTCAGGCCATGAAGATCCGCGAAGCCCGAAACCCACATGACATCCAGATGTACGACTACCGCGCCAACTGGGAGCAACGGCCCAAGAATGGCGGACACCAGCCCGGAACGCCAATATACGGGCCGTATCACCAAGatcaccagcatcatcaccatcatcatcatcacattcCGGCCAATATTAAGCTGCTTTTTATTGTCactgttgtgtttattgtgacgtatgttttgtatttagcGCTCTCTTGGATAGATCAGAAACAATTGACACAGACTCAATTCTTGGtattttccatgttttataGAAGTTACTTTATTCACAGTATCATAAACCCAATTCTGTATCTGAAAATGGATACACATTTTAGGGGACAGTGTTTGAGATTCATGAAGAGCCTTTTTTGTGTTGAGAAATTGCGTAGATTATATCgtagatattaa